In a single window of the Lineus longissimus chromosome 4, tnLinLong1.2, whole genome shotgun sequence genome:
- the LOC135486895 gene encoding protein PET100 homolog, mitochondrial-like, with protein sequence MGGWKLEVAKMAMYMSFPVGLFYYFNQPSFFEEWMMSRRHELFPPEQPGARRAIQKTIVKLDERREQKWKENMKKVDTSS encoded by the exons ATGGGTGGATGGAAATTAGAAGTTGCGAAG ATGGCCATGTATATGTCATTTCCAGTTGGACTTTTCTACTATTTTAACCAGCCTTCGTTTTTTGAGGAGTGGATGATGAGTAGGAGG CATGAATTATTCCCTCCCGAACAACCTGGGGCT CGGAGAGCCATTCAAAAGACGATTGTCAAATTAGATGAAAGGCGTGAACAGAAATGGAAGGAAAATATGAAGAAGGTAGACACATCGTCATAG
- the LOC135486611 gene encoding uncharacterized protein LOC135486611, producing the protein MKDENGVVCVGGRLNNAMLSYRAKHQMILPKRLHVVELIISHYHKITGHSGIERVLTEIRQRFWIVKGRAAVRRVNLRCTHCRKCNAKPMKQQMADLPSDRVNPPKAPFTYVGLDYFGPFQVKMGRGRKRAKRYGCIFTCLTSRAIHLEVAGSLDTDAFINALQRFISRRGRPERIRSDNGTNFVGGRKELKQGLAEWNLQHIESYMQQQDIDWTFNPPAASHMGGSWERMIRSVRKVMSGILKEQVPSEDGLTTLMCEVEAIINGRPITRLSDDPEDLEPLTPNHLLLLRRGPTLPPGLFVKDDLYSKRRWRHVQYLANLFWKRWTKEYLPSLQERQKWLQDERNVKIDDIVLIVDNNMPRNAWSLGRVIEVYPGNDNRVRAVKVRTQHTQLVRPVNKLCLIEPVEDTDEVVNRIK; encoded by the coding sequence ATGAAGGATGAAAACGGAGTAGTGTGTGTGGGCGGCCGCCTCAACAATGCCATGCTTTCATACAGGGCGAAGCACCAGATGATCCTTCCCAAGAGACTCCACGTGGTAGAACTAATCATCAGTCATTATCACAAGATCACGGGACACTCAGGGATTGAGCGAGTTCTTACTGAGATTCGACAAAGGTTCTGGATCGTCAAGGGGCGGGCTGCAGTCAGAAGGGTAAATCTGAGGTGCACACATTGCCGGAAGTGCAATGCAAAGCCAATGAAGCAGCAAATGGCAGATCTACCGTCAGATAGGGTGAACCCACCAAAGGCGCCATTTACATATGTGGGACTGGATTACTTCGGACCATTCCAAGTGAAGATGGGAAGAGGAAGGAAGAGAGCCAAAAGATATGGCTGCATCTTTACATGTCTGACATCTAGAGCTATTCATTTAGAAGTCGCGGGATCCCTAGACACGGATGCGTTCATCAACGCACTGCAGCGCTTCATTAGCAGAAGAGGCCGACCTGAAAGGATTCGGTCGGACAATGGTACGAACTTTGTCGGGGGCCGAAAAGAGTTGAAGCAAGGCTTGGCAGAGTGGAACCTGCAGCATATTGAGAGCTACATGCAGCAGCAAGACATTGATTGGACATTTAACCCCCCAGCGGCATCCCACATGGGAGGAAGTTGGGAAAGGATGATACGGTCAGTAAGGAAGGTGATGTCAGGGATATTGAAGGAGCAGGTACCTTCCGAGGACGGACTCACAACGCTGATGTGTGAAGTTGAGGCCATTATAAATGGACGCCCCATCACCAGACTGTCTGATGATCCAGAAGACCTGGAACCATTGACCCCGAATCATCTGTTGCTTCTGCGCAGAGGACCaacattaccaccagggctctTCGTGAAGGACGACCTTTACAGCAAACGACGATGGCGGCACGTACAATACCTTGCCAATCTCTTTTGGAAAAGATGGACCAAGGAGTACCTTCCATCGTTACAAGAACGCCAGAAATGGCTGCAAGACGAAAGAAATGTCAAGATAGATGACATAGTCCTCATTGTTGACAACAACATGCCTAGAAATGCCTGGTCACTAGGTCGCGTGATTGAGGTATATCCAGGAAATGATAACCGTGTCAGAGCAGTCAAGGTTAGAACCCAACATACACAACTGGTTAGACCTGTCAACAAACTGTGTTTGATTGAACCTGTAGAGGACACTGATGAAGTTGTAAATCGGATCAAGTAG
- the LOC135487118 gene encoding RNA 3'-terminal phosphate cyclase-like: MATSLLEIDGSVLEGGGQILRISTALSCLTRQPITVYNIRASRSNPGLRPQHLKGLELVADICDGELKGGTVGSRLIQFFPSKIKPGNYSADTQTAGSICLLIQVAMPCAWFANSPVEMTVKGGTNAEMAPQIDYMTMVFKDVVKRFGIEFDCDIRRRGYFPKGGGEVFVSVQPVPFIKPIILTDRGEVCSITGRAFVAGVLPRKIASTMAREATNTIREIYPDVPINIEVVQESPHAAVGNGTGIIVVAETTTGCRLAGSALGKKNVRAEKVANDAANMLLNNLEHGGCVDEYLQDQLIILMALAKGKSTIQSGAITLHTETAIHIASQITNAKFVVKEVAGPAGSFLIECDGIGLVNSFL, encoded by the exons ATGGCAACGTCTCTTTTAGAAATAGATGGCAGTGTTCTTGAGGGT GGAGGCCAGATTCTAAGGATTTCCACTGCCTTGAGTTGTTTGACACGGCAGCCCATCACAGTGTACAATATCCGAGCCAGCAGAAGTAACCCTGGCCTTAG acCCCAACATCTTAAAGGCTTAGAACTAGTAGCAGATATCTGTGATGGTGAGTTGAAGGGTGGGACCGTCGGGTCACGTCTCATTCAGTTCTTCCCATCCAAGATCAAGCCAGGCAATTATAGTGCAGACACACAAACTGCAGG gagtATCTGTCTGCTGATTCAGGTGGCCATGCCTTGTGCTTGGTTTGCTAACTCTCCAGTTGAGATGACTGTGAAAGGGGGTACCAATGCCGAGATGGCCCCGCAGATAGACTACATGACAATG GTCTTCAAGGATGTTGTGAAGAGATTTGGTATTGAATTTGACTGTGATATTAGGAGAAG AGGCTATTTCCCAAAAGGCGGTGGCGAAGTGTTTGTTAGTGTTCAGCCAGTTCCATTTATCAAACCAATCATCCTAACAGACCGAGGCGAGGTCTGCAGTATCACTGGTCGTGCTTTCGTTGCTGGCGTTTTACCTAGAAAG ATTGCCTCTACAATGGCAAGAGAAGCCACCAACACGATCAGAGAGATCTACCCGGATGTTCCAATAAATATTGAGGTCGTTCAAGAGTCTCCACATGCCGCTGTGGGCAATGGCACAGGTATTAT TGTTGTAGCTGAAACAACTACTGGCTGCAGGTTGGCTGGATCTGCCTTGGGTAAAAAAA ATGTGCGGGCCGAAAAGGTTGCAAATGACGCGGCAAATATGTTACTAAATAATCTCGAACACGGTGGTTGTGTGGATGAATATCTCCAAGATCAGCTGATTATCTTAATGGCCCTTGCGAAGGGCAAGTCAACAATTCAAAGTGGTGCTATTACTTTACATACAGAGACAGCTATACATATCGCATCTCAAATAACAAAT GCCAAATTCGTTGTGAAGGAAGTTGCAGGACCCGCGGGCAGCTTCCTGATCGAATGTGATGGTATCGGTTTGGTAAACTCCTTCCTGTAA
- the LOC135486894 gene encoding iron-sulfur cluster assembly 1 homolog, mitochondrial-like: MSAAKFVSASVRAVSKMRLIPTRAALTLTPTAVQKVKVLMKERPEMVGLKIGVRTRGCNGLSYTLEYCNEKGKFDEEVHQDGAKIIIDSKAQLSVLGTEMDYVETPLASEFIFNNPNIKGTCGCGESFNL; this comes from the exons ATGTCAGCTGCGAAGTTTGTTTCTGCGTCCGTTCGTGCCGTCTCAAAAATGCGATTGATTCCCACCAGAGCTGCATTGACATTG ACTCCTACTGCAGTGCAAAAGGTGAAGGTGCTCATGAAAGAAAGACCTGAGATG gttgGTCTAAAGATCGGAGTGCGGACAAGAGGTTGTAATGGTTTATCATATACCTTGGAGTACTGCAATGAGAAGGGGAAGTTCGATGAGGAGGTGCATCAAGACG GTGCAAAGATAATCATAGATTCAAAAGCTCAGCTCTCAGTACTGGGAACAGAAATGGACTATGTTGAAACGCCTTTAGCTTCAGAATTTATATTCAACAACCCAAATATCAAAGGAACTTGTGGATGTGGAGAAAGTTTTAATTTATAA
- the LOC135486610 gene encoding lipoamide acyltransferase component of branched-chain alpha-keto acid dehydrogenase complex, mitochondrial-like, which translates to MAALVRRKLPKLLNSSIFRRGLISTTSRSRVILRQPVQYDNQKHLPGALIQSKYLHQSQPLNGKVVQFNLSDIGEGIREVTVKEWFVNVGDRVNQFDSICEVQSDKASVTITSRFDGVIKTLHYAVDDIALVGKPLVDIETDAESADDAKAKVDHDAETSGMQHSMHEVKGKKVLATPAVRRLAREHKINLADITHTGRDGRILKEDILKFISDGPTAVAPAPTTTPSIAAPARPSSTPAPAPPITAPVARPAAVILSEDKMVPVRGIKKAMVKTMTLAQTIPHFGYCDEVDMTALVHLRSDVKTIAAERGIRLSYMPIILKAASMALHQFPELNAHTDENCDNVIYKASHNIGLAMDTPDGLLVPNVKNMQCLNILEIGAEINRLQALGTAGKLGQSDITGGTFSLSNIGSIGGTYAKPIILPPEVAIGAIGKIQALPRFGSNGEVIKAHIMQVSWSADHRVIDGATMARFSNLWKSYLENPSSMILDLK; encoded by the exons ATGGCTGCCCTTGTGAGAAGAAAGCTTCCAAAACTTTTAAATTCGAGCATATTTCGCCGA GGCCTTATTTCAACCACATCTCGATCGAGAGTTATTCTCAGACAACCTGTGCAGTATGATAATCAGAAGCATCTACCGGGTGCCTTGATTCAATCAAAGTATTTGCATCAAAGTCAGC CTTTAAACGGAAAAGTTGTCCAGTTTAATCTGTCAGACATTGGAGAGGGAATCAGAGAAGTCACAGTGAAAGAGTG gttCGTGAATGTTGGTGATAGGGTAAACCAGTTTGATAGCATCTGTGAGGTACAGAGTGACAAGGCATCGGTGACGATCACGAGCCGCTTCGATGGTGTCATCAAGACGCTACACTATGCAGTTGATGATATCGCCCTCGTTGGGAAACCTCTGGTTGATATCGAGACTGATGCTGAGTCAG CTGATGATGCTAAAGCGAAGGTCGACCATGATGCAGAGACTTCTGGAATGCAGCATTCAATGCacgaggtcaagggcaaaaagGTGTTGGCCACGCCAGCTGTACGACGCCTGGCAAGGGAACACAAG ATCAATTTGGCCGATATAACACATACAGGAAGGGATGGACGAATTCTGAAAGAGGACATCCTCAAGTTCATATCTGATGGACCAACAGCTGTTGCCCCAGCACCCACAACAACGCCCTCAATTGCAGCTCCAGCAAGACCGTCTTCTACCCCAGCTCCTGCTCCACCTATAACCGCTCCTGTCGCTAGACCAGCCGCAGTTATTTTAAGCGAGGATAAAATGGTTCCAGTAAGAGGTATCAAAAAGGCTATGGTGAAGACGATGACATTAGCACAGACAATTCCACACTTTGGTTACTGTGATGAAGTAGATATGACCGCTCTTGTACATCTTCGGAGCGATGTGAAGACCATTGCCGCTGAAAGGGGTATACGCTTGTCTTACATGCCAATAATATTGAAG GCTGCTTCTATGGCCCTTCACCAGTTTCCAGAACTAAATGCACACACTGATGAAAATTGTGACAATGTGATTTATAAG GCTTCTCATAACATAGGCTTAGCTATGGACACGCCTGATGGCCTACTGGTACCAAACGTAAAGAACATGCAGTGTCTAAATATACTGGAAATAGGTGCAGAAATAAATCGTCTGCAGGCTCTAGGAACTGCTGGCAAGTTAGGGCAGAGTGATATAACAGGAGGGACATTCTCATTATCTAATATAGGCTCG ATTGGTGGAACATATGCCAAACCTATCATATTGCCACCAGAAGTTGCAATAGGTGCTATAGGGAAAATACAG GCATTACCAAGGTTCGGCTCAAATGGTGAAGTCATCAAGGCCCATATAATGCAAGTTAGTTGGTCAGCCGATCACCGTGTAATAGATGGCGCCACGATGGCTCGTTTCTCAAATCTTTGGAAGTCTTATCTAGAAAACCCCTCATCAATGATCCTGGATTTGAAATGA